Genomic DNA from bacterium:
TCCGGCTGGAATTGAATTGTCAATGGGATACTGTCGTTTGCCGGTAGTACAAACGGTACGCTGAAATTGCGAACAAACTTCGCAACGACGTTCGTCGCCGTTTCTACTGTTGCCGCCGATTGACTACGGTTTAACAAATACACCGTAGCGGAAGCAGTTGAGTTAACATCGACATTACCAAAATCTTGTCCTGATGTAGTGAAGGTGTAGCGCGGCATCGCAGTTGTATAGATTGTAAGATTGTCGATGAACAATGCCGGTCCGTATTGGTTAAATGTTCGCAAACCGAGTTTCAGATTAGCAAGACCCAAAGCGTTGTTTGGTATTGAGACAATTGCTCTACTCCAACCTGAGGCAGCTGGTTGGTTCAATCCACCACCGGTACCTGTTCGCAAACTTGGTGTAGTTGATACTGCTCTTCGAAGCCAAAGCGATGACCAAGTTGTACCATTGTCGGTTGAAAGAATCACTTCCAGTCCATCGTTTGCTGCAAATCCACTTTCATACCACCAATCGAATTCAATCTTAGCGTCACCGGCATCGATTGTGTTAAATGGCGGTGACCAGAGAATATCGGTTTGTTCGGAAGCCGGGAAGTAGTTCGCAAAATTTAGGGTTGCTGTACCATTATTGCCGTTGCTTCCGGTATAACGACCCCAAGTTAGATCCGCTTCGCTATTCACCAGACTCCAACCATAAGGCGGAAAAGTCGCAGTTGAAAAATCTTCGACGATGGCAGTTGTCGAACCATCGGCTGCTAACGAACTACCTGTCTCGATGCCCGCTCCATTTCGTGCGCGCGTCGTAAATGAATAGCTCGCCGTAGCTGACAAACCCGTCACGGTTACGGTATGCCAATCGTTTAACGTCCGCCAGAACGGAGTTGCTGCCAGTGTTCCGTTCGATTGCACCCATTGCATTGTCCGGATTTCGTAAATAGAGTACTCAGTGATAGTTGGATTAGCCGTTCCCGCATTCAATGGTGTCACTTGCAGGAACAAAGCGCCGGAAGAACCGATAACCGGGGGTTGTGGAGTATTAGCGAGCGTCCAAGCATTCGCCTCAGCAGCAGTAATTGAGTTGCCGGTTGCGTTCGCAGCAAACACCCGATACCAGTAACGACTATTCGGTAGTAAACCAGTTACTGGCAATTGAACAGTATTCGGTGGTAGCGATTGCAGAAGAGTAAACGTCGAGCCATCGGTGGATCGGTACACCACAAATCCGGTTTCATCGTTTGAGCTGTCTGCCCAAGTGAAGGTGAACGAATTCGAACTGACATTCGTTATCGCACCATTGGCAGGAGCATTGGGTACCGAACCGTTACCGGTTGTGAACGACCATACAGGACCCGTACCGACTGTAGTATCGACGCGGGCATTTACTCGCCAGTAATACACACTGTTTCGAATGAGTGCTGGCGGAGTGAAACTTGTTCCTGCTTGATTCGAAGACAACAGAGCTGTTGGCGGATTACTCGTAGCGAGATAAACATCATATCCGGTTGATCCGACCGGCGCTGTCCAGGAAAGTGTCACATTGGTCGGAATGTTGGACGCACCACTTACCGGAGATGGGGAAGATACGACAAATCCGAATGCTCCTTCATCCGCGCCAATATCTGGAGTTGCTAAACGGGTCTCGTTATCTAAATCGGTGTTGATCCAATCGACTATGGTGCCTGCATTACTGATGGGTGTATCGATACCGAACTGGATATGTAAATTTCCGGTAGTATCATTCACCATCTTTGGATCGCCAGTTACAGAATTTGCATCGAGACTGGTAGCTGATCGCCAGTTCCCGATAGTCGCATAAGCTGTACTGCTATAATACCCGGTATAACCGGAGGTATTCGTAATGTTGAAGCAGTTATTGTTCGATATAATACCGATACCCGATGTATAGTATATCCCATAATGTCGTGATGTCGATTGGTTTGGTGTGCGATTCACCAGGATATTATTGCGAAGTACTGCGTTGCTGCCGGTCAAATAGATATTGGCATTTGTTGCGCCACCCGTGGTAGGATTCATAACGATGCTGTTGTTATCGAAATACACCGTTCCACCTGCGTTGGCTAATCCGTACAAATAGACAGTCGCCAGCTCGGTTGTGCGAGGGTGGCTCAAATTAGAGATAAAGTTGTTAAAAACGCGGGTTTCGATACCGGCTACACCGCTGTTGTAAGTATAAATACCAGCAACGGTTATCGATGAACTGGCATCAACCGCACTATTCCGTAAGTGCGTGACACGACAACCGGAGATTTCCGAGATACCAAAAGTGTTGTATGTATAAATACCGTAAACCGACTGACCGGGGTTCGAGGCAAAGACTCTTGACACATCAATGTCGTGGATTCGAACTCCGTCCGCATTGGTGACATAAACGCCAAATCCCGAACTTGGTCCTCCGATATCGTCACTTGTTCCCAATCCGATTGCCATCCGGTTGGTATCGGATGCAATTGGCGATGTTGAGCCAATTTCACAACCGATATCGCGATAGGTGCCATGACCTGTCAACATGATGCCATAGCGCGTATTCGTTATCCGCAGATTTAAGTACCGGTTATAACTATTTGCGCCATTTACTTGAGTAGGTGCGTCGCTGTTTGATTGGTAGACGGCTCGCGACAATGTGTTGTCTCGATGCATTGTTATTGTTGCGTTTTTGATCGTATTGTTCGTGCCGCCGTTAGTACCTGAGTAATTGGTAACCCAGAAACCATACTCACAATAGTCAGCTCCTGATGTACCAGCATCTGTTAAATCAATGCCATCGAACACAATCCAGTCGCTGCCATGGAGTTTCACTAAGGCATCATTACTGACACTGGTGCCAGTGGAAGCGATGGTTGTGGCTGCCGATTCCCGTTTAAATGTTACCGTACTGGTAGCTGAAACTCCGGTTACTGGTGGGATGATGATGCGCTCATTATAAACGCCGGGTCGAACGAAGAAAGTAACACCGCCGGCGCCTACCCCATAAAGCTGTAATGCGTTTACTGCATCAGTAAACGTTGCAAAATCAGCGGCGACACCACCAATTGTTTTGTTGCCGGTTAGTGGCGATGTGGAAACAAAGTTTCCTTCATCTGCGCCGATATCCGGCGTCGACGTATTACGCAAGAGCCCATCGATATCGGATGTTACCCATGAGACAAACGTTCCTGCATTATTCACAGGTGAGTAAACACCAGGTTGTATCCGAAGATCGTTGGCTACTTCACTGGTAAACCGCGGATTCCCGACGATACTGGCGTTATCCGATCCGGTGTAGGATTGCCACGCGTCCAACGATGTCCGGTCGCCGTTGTAATAACCGACATGACCCCCTGAAGCGATAGGGAGATAAAATAGATTGTTATTGGAAGTGATCGAACCAGTGTTGAAGTACAATCCATAATGCCGTGCTGTCGATTGGATCCCCGTGCGATTGTAGAAAATGTTGTTACGGATGATAGCGGAGCCGCTATTGTAGAAACATGCTGATGTGGCACCGACATTCGAAAGATCGATTAGTACACTGTTATGATCGATATAACCATTTCCGTTTGCCAGATAAATTCCAGATATGTAAAGTGTTGCGGACTCGGTAGTTCGCGGATGCGAGAACCCGGAAACAGTATTGTTAAAGCAACGGACTTCATGGCTTCCGGTAGTTGGGATAAGATAGATGCCATGGATGGGTCCGGTCGAAGCTGGATCGCTGGAAGAGTTGCGAAGATTATACACCCGATTACCAGCAACTTCGCAAACACCATACGAATTACTTACAATAATACCATACACCGTACTCGAACTCGAATTCGTAAAGATGTTCGAGATATCACAATCGTGAATCCGGAAAGTTTGGTGGTTGTTCAAGTAGATACCATACCCAGTTCCTGTGAAACCGATATCGTCACCACCGCCAGTACCAATTACAAAACGATTTGCATCGGTTATCGAGGTGGAGGTTGATCCGAATTCGTTACCGACATCGCGATAACTGGCGTTGGCAGTGCTATAAACACCATAGCGAGCGTTCTGAATCTTCAGATTCAAAAACCGATTGTTGTTGTTAGCGCCATTCACTGACGTTGGAGTAACGCTGTTTGATTGGTATATCGCATACGAGGTATTGGTCCGGTTTAACGATATTATTGCATTGCGGATCGTGTTGTTTGACGCGCCATTAGTGCCCGTCAGATTGGTTGTCCAGTAACCGTATTCCAGATAATTCGCGCCACTCGTTCCAGCATCGCTTACGCTGATTCCACTGAACGTAACCCAATCGCAGCCGAAGAACTTAACCGCTGCGTCATTCGATGCGTTCGTACCAACTGCCGAGATGACAACGGCATCGCTCTCTTTTTGGAAAACGACGGGATTGCTTGCCGAAGCGCCATCGACGGGAAGTATGGTTAAACGTTCAGTATAGGTGCCCGGTCGTACTGAGAAGGTTACACCACCCGTACCTACACCGTACAGCGCTAATGCATTGACAGCATCGGCGATAGTAATGTAATCGGGTGATAAACCGCCAACAGTCTTGGTGCCGGTCAACGGATTGCCGGATACAAAGTTTCCTTCGTCAGCTCCGATATCCGGGGTCGATCCGTTGCGGGCATCTCCTTCGATATCGGTAGTGACGTGCGCGATGCTCGTTCCGGCATTATTGACGGGTGTGTAGACATCCGCCATAATCCGCAAATCGTTTCCATTTTCATTTAGGAAGCGCGGATCGCCGATAACCGACGCGTAATCGCTGCCTACATAAGATTGCCATGCATCCAGTGTTGCTAAATCGGAACTGTAATAACCGACAAAGCCATTCGATGGATTGGAAATGTGAAAGAGATTATTGTTCGAGACGAATGAAGAAACGGAGGCAACGTAAATACCGTAATGCTTCGCAGTTGTCTGTGCATTGGTGCGGTTGTAAAGAATGTTATTCCGTAAGTAAACCGATGCATTGTTGACGTATACGTTAGCATTCGATGCGCCAATCGTCGTCGGATTCAGCAATATGCTGTTATAATCAACGTAAGATGTTCCGTTTAACGCATAGATGCCAAACAGATAGGTCGTTGCTGTTTCATTTGTACGGGGATGATGTAACCCGGAAATCGTATTGTTATAACAGCGAATCGTATTGGTGCCCGAAGTTGAGTTGTTTAAATACATTCCGAAGATTGAGCTAGTTGCATTAGCATCGTTCGATGTGTTGCGAAGCTGGTAAATCCGATTGCCCCGGATATCCGTCGTTCCAAACATCTGATTCGTGTAAATGCCATAGAGTGCGGAACTACTGCTTTGTTGATACATGTTCCCGATATCGCAGTCGTGAACCGACAAATTCTCTTGCCCGTAGAAATACATACCATAAACTGATCCAGAAGTACTTCCGATGTCGTCCGCCAACAAGCCAATCCGGAACCGGTTCGTATCCGTTACGGTACTTGTGGTAGATCCAACTTCACAGTTCAGGTCACGGAAGCTTGTATACCCAGATAAGTATACCGGAATTTTCATGTTCGTGAATTTGAGATTTAGATAATGGTTCGAGCTGTTCGAACCAAGTGTCGATGTTGGGGTCAGGGAATTCGTTTGAATAACACCGTAGCAGTTGTTGAGACGATTTAGCGAAATCGTTGCATTGCGAATGGTGTTATTGGTCGCACCATTGTTTCCGGCAAAATTCGTGATCCAATATCCGTCATCGACGTAATCGCTGCTGCTGGTTCCGGCATCCAAGACGTCGATGCCACTAAAGGTTACCCAATCGCAGCCATTCAGTTTTATCATCGCATCGGTTGTTGAACTGGTTCCCAGCGAAGTGACGACGACCGCTCCACTTTCTTTCTGGAAGAGCACTGGATTTGCTGCGGAAGCGCCATCGATTGGATAGATTACCAGCCGTTCCGAATAGGTCCCCGGTCGCACTGAGAATGTTACACCACCTGCTCCAACGCCGTACAATGCAAGCGCATTGACAGCATCGGTAAGCGTAGCATAATCGGGAGCATTACCGCCAACCGTTTTCACTCCAGTAAGTGGAGCACTCGATGCAAAATTTCCTTCGTCGGCACCGATGTCGGGTGTTGAACCACTGCGGGTATCCCCCTCGATATCAGTCGGTCCATAGGCTGTGCTTGTACCAGCATTGTTTACCGGCGAATAGACGCCGGCTATTATCCGGAGATCGTTGCCGTCTTCGCTGATAAACCGCGGATTCCCTTGCACTGATGAATAATCGTATCCCGTATATGACTGCCACGCATCCAAAGTCGTTTGATCACTCGAATAGTATCCGACAAACGCATTCTGCTGATTCGGGATGTAGAATAGATTATTATTCGATGTGAAACTGGAAACAGAGGAAAGGTATATTCCATAATGTTTCGCGGTGGTTTGGTTCGCCGTGCGGTTGTAGAAAATATTGTTGCGGAGCGTGACGCTTCCGCCGCTGATAAAGACGCATGTATTTGATGCGCCAGAGTTCGCGGGATTGATCAGAATACTATTGTATTCGATTTGCGATGCACCACTTGTCGTATAAATCCCATGCAGATTCTGGGAAGTTGTCTCAATAGTTCGCGGATGGCTAAATCCAGAAATCGTATTGTTGAAACATCTTAGGAGATTCGTACCTGACGTAGAGCTGTTCAGATAAATACCAATAATGGAACCGGTGGCATAGATATCGTTGGATGTATTCCGCAAACCAAATACCCGATTTCCGTTGACATCACAGGTTCCGTATGTATTCGTACAGTGGATTCCGTTAATTGTCGCCGAATTGGTCTGTTGGTACAGATTCGTGACGTCACAGTCATGGATCCGCATTGCCTCTTGATTGTTTGCATAAATACCCGTCACCGTACCGGAAGCAGCGCCAATATCATCCGGGACGATTCCTACTCGGAAACGGTTCGTATCGGCAATTGAACTACTGGTCGAACCTACTTCGGTATTCATGTCACGATAGGAGGAGTTACCATTCAAGAAAACGCCATAACGTGCATCAGTTAACCGCAAATTCAAATAGCGATTGTAACTGTTCGCTCCATTCGGGCTATTGGGAGTTGTGTACTGCGATTGGTTGATACACATACTCTGTGCATTAGCGCGGTGCATCTGAATCGTTGCATTCTTAAAAGTATTGCGCTGAGCGCCATTGGTGGCACTGGTGGCAGCCATCCAAACGCCGTACTCATTATAATCGGTCGCTGATGTTCCCGCATCAACGATGTTGATGCCATCAAAGGTGACCCAGTCGCAGCCAGCGAAACGTAAAACGGCATCGTTACTCGCGGCGGAACCGACTTCGGTTAACGTTACCGCACCGCTTTCTCGGCGGAAAGTTATCTGTGTTCGGTCGGTTGCTTCGGGAATCGGAGGGATACTTAACCGTTCGACATAAGTTCCCGGCCGCACGTTGAAAGTGACGCCGCCCGCCCCGACGCCAAACTTCATAAGAGCTTGCACAGCCGCTGTGAAAGTAGGATAGTCCGGCAAAGTACCGCCGATTGTTTTTATGCCATTGACCGGGGTAGTCGAAGCGAATACTCCTTCATCAGCACCGATATCGGGAGTCACTGCATTTCGCGCATTCCCCTCAATGTCGGTCGTGATCCATCCTAACGGCGTGCCTAAATTGCTGCCCGGAGAATATGTTCCCGTTTGGATGCGAAGGTCACCAGTACTTTCGTTCACAACCCACGGATACCCTTCGACCGATTGATAATCCATTCCTGAGTAATATCGCCAGTCGTCAATGTATTGCCGGTCGCTGGAGGAGTAGTAGGTTGTGTATCCGCCATTCCAGTTTGCCATCGAATAGCAGTTGGTGTTGATTGTGATGTTTGTAGCACCGACGTAAAACAAGTAATGCTTCGCAGTTGTTTGCGCACCGGTATTGTTCACGATGAGATTATTGCGCAGTGTCGCTGTCGTCGAACCGAGGTAAACGCAAATATTCGAGGAACCAACTGTCGTAGGCGAAAGGATTACAGTATTGTTGTCGATGCTGACGATATTTCCCGAAGCGTAGATTCCATAGATGAAACGCGAGGTCGATTCAATCGTTCGGGGATGATAGAAACCGGATACTGTGTTATTGAAACAGCGAATCTCGGAACTACTTGCAGAATTGCAGGAGATTCCATACAACGTACCGGTCGAACTTATATCGCCGGAGGTATTATGGATATTGTGAACCCGGTTCCCGGAAACAACATTGGTGCCATACGCATTCTGGATAGATATTCCGTAAACGTGACTACTATTTGAGAAGACATTTCGTACATCGACGTCGTGCAGCCAAAGTGCTTCCACATTACTAAGGAATATGCCATAAGTTGATCCTGAGCCGCCGATATCGTCGCTACCGCCATTTCCAACCACCATTCGCGAGGTATCGTTTACCCCGGGAGTAGTCGAACCGATTTCCATATTGATATCGCGATAGCTGCTATGACCGGTTGTGTAAATTCCAAAAAGTGAGTTCTCAATTTTCAGATTGAGGAATTTATTGTAACTGTTCGCTCCGGCTGCTGATGTAGGATTTGTTGTAATTGTTTGTACGACGCCGCGGCTGCTATTGTTGACACGATGCATGCTAATTGTTGCATTCGTAATCGTGTTGTTTTGAGCGCCATTGGTCGCGCCTGCATTCGTAACCCAATAACCAAACTCACAATAATCGTTGTCGGAGGTACCGAGATCGGAAACATTTATCCCATCGAAGGTGACCCAATCGCAACCGTTTAACTTCACAATTGCTTCAGAACCGGCACTCGTTCCGGTTGCACTTAGCGTTACCGTTCCCGATTCACGTCGGAATGTTATGGGTCGGGTTTGGGATGAGCCTGTAATAGTCGAAATCGTAATCCGTTCGTTATAGGTACCTGGGCGCACCTGAAAAACGACTCCCGGAGAATCGACACCAAATGCAGTTAGTGCATTAATCGCAGCTGTGAAACTGGCATAATTGGGATTGGTGCCGCCAATTGTCTTGGTTCCCGATAGCGGGGGGGAGGCGGTCGTGAAACTCCAGACCGCACTGGGCGCGGTTTCTCCGGTTGCGGTGTTGCGCGCAACTACTCGCCAGTAGTAGGTCGAACCAGCTAACAAGTCGCTGGGGGGATCAAAGGTTGTAGAGGTATTTGCTGCCGATACGATTGCGCCACTTTGCATCGTAGTCACATCGCTCTGCGACGTCGATAAATACACATCGACATTGTTTGTAAAGGAACCCGTTGCCCAGCTCACAGTGGTTGTTACCGGAACAAAGGTCGCATTATTCGTCGGTGAGACTAACGTGGGAGGTGTTGGAGAAGTTGTGCTAAATTCGATTTGGACGTTTGGTCTATAATAACTGAGTGCGCCGCTGCCGGTCGGTGCAGTATAATCTTGTTCCCATACTTGAAACCGATAATTTGCCAGCGC
This window encodes:
- a CDS encoding fibronectin type III domain-containing protein — translated: MIPFIRFPIVLLLLVTGFLSSFAATAPSNDKPTQGTENLARWYELNPEQIPGTSPAERTVVTSSIDETDIAVTIGTGTSTQRFPLTEYYWFTRTQAIYTASEVGMSGIITRLRWYPTFARNWLYTGGSNTIRIYLGHTTNATCTSQPYADLSGLTLVYQSTSYPGVTTANAWQEFDVTDFSYNGTDNLQIVTQIDLNGYNTPLSGEEYRYTALANYRFQVWEQDYTAPTGSGALSYYRPNVQIEFSTTSPTPPTLVSPTNNATFVPVTTTVSWATGSFTNNVDVYLSTSQSDVTTMQSGAIVSAANTSTTFDPPSDLLAGSTYYWRVVARNTATGETAPSAVWSFTTASPPLSGTKTIGGTNPNYASFTAAINALTAFGVDSPGVVFQVRPGTYNERITISTITGSSQTRPITFRRESGTVTLSATGTSAGSEAIVKLNGCDWVTFDGINVSDLGTSDNDYCEFGYWVTNAGATNGAQNNTITNATISMHRVNNSSRGVVQTITTNPTSAAGANSYNKFLNLKIENSLFGIYTTGHSSYRDINMEIGSTTPGVNDTSRMVVGNGGSDDIGGSGSTYGIFLSNVEALWLHDVDVRNVFSNSSHVYGISIQNAYGTNVVSGNRVHNIHNTSGDISSTGTLYGISCNSASSSEIRCFNNTVSGFYHPRTIESTSRFIYGIYASGNIVSIDNNTVILSPTTVGSSNICVYLGSTTATLRNNLIVNNTGAQTTAKHYLFYVGATNITINTNCYSMANWNGGYTTYYSSSDRQYIDDWRYYSGMDYQSVEGYPWVVNESTGDLRIQTGTYSPGSNLGTPLGWITTDIEGNARNAVTPDIGADEGVFASTTPVNGIKTIGGTLPDYPTFTAAVQALMKFGVGAGGVTFNVRPGTYVERLSIPPIPEATDRTQITFRRESGAVTLTEVGSAASNDAVLRFAGCDWVTFDGINIVDAGTSATDYNEYGVWMAATSATNGAQRNTFKNATIQMHRANAQSMCINQSQYTTPNSPNGANSYNRYLNLRLTDARYGVFLNGNSSYRDMNTEVGSTSSSIADTNRFRVGIVPDDIGAASGTVTGIYANNQEAMRIHDCDVTNLYQQTNSATINGIHCTNTYGTCDVNGNRVFGLRNTSNDIYATGSIIGIYLNSSTSGTNLLRCFNNTISGFSHPRTIETTSQNLHGIYTTSGASQIEYNSILINPANSGASNTCVFISGGSVTLRNNIFYNRTANQTTAKHYGIYLSSVSSFTSNNNLFYIPNQQNAFVGYYSSDQTTLDAWQSYTGYDYSSVQGNPRFISEDGNDLRIIAGVYSPVNNAGTSTAYGPTDIEGDTRSGSTPDIGADEGNFASSAPLTGVKTVGGNAPDYATLTDAVNALALYGVGAGGVTFSVRPGTYSERLVIYPIDGASAANPVLFQKESGAVVVTSLGTSSTTDAMIKLNGCDWVTFSGIDVLDAGTSSSDYVDDGYWITNFAGNNGATNNTIRNATISLNRLNNCYGVIQTNSLTPTSTLGSNSSNHYLNLKFTNMKIPVYLSGYTSFRDLNCEVGSTTSTVTDTNRFRIGLLADDIGSTSGSVYGMYFYGQENLSVHDCDIGNMYQQSSSSALYGIYTNQMFGTTDIRGNRIYQLRNTSNDANATSSIFGMYLNNSTSGTNTIRCYNNTISGLHHPRTNETATTYLFGIYALNGTSYVDYNSILLNPTTIGASNANVYVNNASVYLRNNILYNRTNAQTTAKHYGIYVASVSSFVSNNNLFHISNPSNGFVGYYSSDLATLDAWQSYVGSDYASVIGDPRFLNENGNDLRIMADVYTPVNNAGTSIAHVTTDIEGDARNGSTPDIGADEGNFVSGNPLTGTKTVGGLSPDYITIADAVNALALYGVGTGGVTFSVRPGTYTERLTILPVDGASASNPVVFQKESDAVVISAVGTNASNDAAVKFFGCDWVTFSGISVSDAGTSGANYLEYGYWTTNLTGTNGASNNTIRNAIISLNRTNTSYAIYQSNSVTPTSVNGANNNNRFLNLKIQNARYGVYSTANASYRDVGNEFGSTSTSITDANRFVIGTGGGDDIGFTGTGYGIYLNNHQTFRIHDCDISNIFTNSSSSTVYGIIVSNSYGVCEVAGNRVYNLRNSSSDPASTGPIHGIYLIPTTGSHEVRCFNNTVSGFSHPRTTESATLYISGIYLANGNGYIDHNSVLIDLSNVGATSACFYNSGSAIIRNNIFYNRTGIQSTARHYGLYFNTGSITSNNNLFYLPIASGGHVGYYNGDRTSLDAWQSYTGSDNASIVGNPRFTSEVANDLRIQPGVYSPVNNAGTFVSWVTSDIDGLLRNTSTPDIGADEGNFVSTSPLTGNKTIGGVAADFATFTDAVNALQLYGVGAGGVTFFVRPGVYNERIIIPPVTGVSATSTVTFKRESAATTIASTGTSVSNDALVKLHGSDWIVFDGIDLTDAGTSGADYCEYGFWVTNYSGTNGGTNNTIKNATITMHRDNTLSRAVYQSNSDAPTQVNGANSYNRYLNLRITNTRYGIMLTGHGTYRDIGCEIGSTSPIASDTNRMAIGLGTSDDIGGPSSGFGVYVTNADGVRIHDIDVSRVFASNPGQSVYGIYTYNTFGISEISGCRVTHLRNSAVDASSSITVAGIYTYNSGVAGIETRVFNNFISNLSHPRTTELATVYLYGLANAGGTVYFDNNSIVMNPTTGGATNANIYLTGSNAVLRNNILVNRTPNQSTSRHYGIYYTSGIGIISNNNCFNITNTSGYTGYYSSTAYATIGNWRSATSLDANSVTGDPKMVNDTTGNLHIQFGIDTPISNAGTIVDWINTDLDNETRLATPDIGADEGAFGFVVSSPSPVSGASNIPTNVTLSWTAPVGSTGYDVYLATSNPPTALLSSNQAGTSFTPPALIRNSVYYWRVNARVDTTVGTGPVWSFTTGNGSVPNAPANGAITNVSSNSFTFTWADSSNDETGFVVYRSTDGSTFTLLQSLPPNTVQLPVTGLLPNSRYWYRVFAANATGNSITAAEANAWTLANTPQPPVIGSSGALFLQVTPLNAGTANPTITEYSIYEIRTMQWVQSNGTLAATPFWRTLNDWHTVTVTGLSATASYSFTTRARNGAGIETGSSLAADGSTTAIVEDFSTATFPPYGWSLVNSEADLTWGRYTGSNGNNGTATLNFANYFPASEQTDILWSPPFNTIDAGDAKIEFDWWYESGFAANDGLEVILSTDNGTTWSSLWLRRAVSTTPSLRTGTGGGLNQPAASGWSRAIVSIPNNALGLANLKLGLRTFNQYGPALFIDNLTIYTTAMPRYTFTTSGQDFGNVDVNSTASATVYLLNRSQSAATVETATNVVAKFVRNFSVPFVLPANDSIPLTIQFQPDTTLLWRDTLRLTLTDNTPVLLPLSGTGVGSYVTLSHSSHAFTTAIEPTRVDSFMVKIVVRGNRALDNAYFATFSGPFSGGVVPTIPAGDSASVAVYFQPTTQGNFSGSIGLLSNAINEDTLRITLSGNARYVPAAPGGLSITLMGENARLNWAPVDTSINGVPITVTRYLLFFRNVGTGPWYYLTYTNGPSTTTYDHVGVRTHSPAMYYQITSWVSDTDSLDDVLPPPGTTITQEELYQRLSRAHEKRHSSSK